One Podospora pseudopauciseta strain CBS 411.78 chromosome 4, whole genome shotgun sequence genomic window, CCCCCACAGGACCCTTGTCCTTGGGAAACGTTAGACCCATCGACCACGGTCAAGAAATACTTGTATTTGATGAGTTTATTCCATCAAAGAAAAACCGTGGACGTGGTTCAACTGTGGTGGTCTACCACCTTAAAGGCAACCCATCGGAGCAGCGCATGCCAAAATCTACGACGGGGTTGATTACCCGGACCAAACTTACCCAGACCAAGACGACTCAGACTACAATGAAGATATGCACTGCATGACCCGCGCAGACTTGGATTATGCCCTCGAAGCCAGGTCCTACATTCTCATGGAACATCACCTGGAGGAAGCAACTATTTCCGATAGAGTAGCACCCCAATACTATGATGCCTAGACTTTTGCGGTCGAAACCCATATTCCGGACCGTCTACGTTTGGTGCGTATGATCCTTCTCGAGCGGGTCACCAGCGACACCATGGAGGATATAATCCTGCAAAAGCAAGACGTCGGCAAGGAGGAGTGCAGGTCTGTATTGAAACGCGTAATTGACGCGGAGCGACTTTCGTGGTGGCAGCGTCTCATTGGCTTGGACAATCTCGATCCGAATAAAATCATCATTCACAAAGACAAGAACTCGTAGGTTGCTTTTATAGGCTTCACAGCCTTCCTTTTGTTCTAGTACTACAACAAGCAGGTATATCCTCTTCACTGTGTAGATCAGCCCAAGAAGCCAATGCcaccaaagaagaagccaaTGTCGCCTATCCTACAGTACTGCCCCTTCCAGCCTTTGGAAAAACAATGAACTCACGACTGGTGCTTGGAGCGAGTTGATATCCAAAGCCTGGCATGCAGGTGACCAGGATCAATATGCACAATAGTTAATAGAGATCTGGGGGAACGATGACAAATACGCACCTGTACGCGAATGGATCTTCCAAGAGAAGCATCAGCAAGACCGGAAACACAAAAATCGCAACATAATGCGTAAGATGTTGAAAAAAAGCCGGAAAGCATCCGTCACACTATCAACAACAGCGCGGCTCTAACCAAAGCACTACCTCACAATCCACAACAATAACGGTAGATAGTGTTTTCTACATTCATCCGGCGAAACAAACACAAGCATCTCGAGTTTAAAGTCACAAAGCTCTACACTTGCGCTTCGTGAGCAGGGGAGCGAACTGCCTAAGCTCCCAGAGgagcaagaaggagaggCTTGATGGGCTTTTATGCTATAACCGATGGTGACCTAGATAGATAATACGTCtctttaactttaattatataacgCTGTCTTTGTAAATCTCTCCCATCAAGAAGCAACACATAGGGCCCTCTAGATAGACTCATTTACAATCTTATCCCCATTATCTTGTGATGTTTATGGGACAGTTTATTGGGGATGCCAATATTTCTGAGTACACTTCTTTTGCTATCCCCCTAATGTAGGGCTAGCGAAGGTACTATAACATCTTATTCTACCGCATTTATTATATCTACTTCCCCAGCCGGTCGCCGACGTAAACCCTACTTGCACAGCGTCTGGTCTCCTCAAAATCTACATAACCTAAGTGATATTTACAAATTAGCTTTTGACTTTAGACAATACCAAGGCGTTGTCACCTCATAAAAAGTAAATGTACCCTTCTTAAAGGCTAGTACACCCAACCGTGCAACCCCCCGAATCCTGTAGACGAGGTCCTCTGCTCATCCAAACCCCATGAACCCGCTTTATCAACTTATCGTccaccttcccatcccactcCTGCCGCTCCGGTTTCCTAACCGCTTTCACCTTCCCTTCCTACTAGGACGGTAAAAACCTCGAGGCGAGGGCAGTTTGAGAGGCGGAATTAAGAAAGAGTGACGGGCTTAATTAGCACAACCGGCAGGAGCCGTGATGGCACCCACACAGATTCCTGCAAAAGCTTTTCAATCTTCCGTTTTGTCTCTTCCGTTTATTCGCCTGCAGCGCATTCTCCCTGTCAGACTTTCTGTGTTGCACAATAGAGGGCCAAACAACAGTCATGGTACACGCACCGTCAAAACCGTACGTTGCTCCCCAGCAACGTGTTGGATGCCCTTCCATCACCAGTCAAGCCACTTCCACAAGCCTCTACCTCTAACAAGCAAAAAGATTCGCAAACCGAGCGATCCCTCAGCTAGAGGAAAGCCTGCAGTTGGATGGATCGAGGTCCCACCCAGCTTACTAGTTGACATAGGCCTCAAAGTCATTCAGTCGCATAAAGACCATCTCAAGACAGTCGGAATGTCTCAAAATAATCCAACGGCCGCCTTGCATAGCGAGGCTGATGTGGTCGCTTGGTGGGACGGACAGATCTTACAACCTGTCTGCTACGCACTCTACCGCGCTCGCGAGGTCGAGGGAAAGCCGAGTTTTGGTACGATCTCCGAGTTTTTCGCTCCCGCAAGCAAACCAGAAACTCCTCCGGCGAACGAACCTAGTGACACCCCTGAGCGCATACCTGATTGCCCATCTAAGCCTGACAAGGTCATTAGGTATGACACGGATAACCTCGATGCCATGGAGCTCATTGGTTTCATTGAGTTTGAAAAACGAGGGGCAACCAGGCCCGAAGAGTTTAGAACAGCAGTATTTCGAGAACTATCAAAGGATGAGCTCGAGGAGGCAAAGGCCAGTACTAAGTATGATTGTCACGCTGGGGAATATCTCCATTCAAAATTTGACTTGGAAAAGACCCTCGTAAAACTCGCCGCTCACTTTACGGCGTACTTAAATATCAAAAGAACAGGAACAGGGATGAACGTGTTGAGAAGCGCGCAGATAACAAAGAGAAAGGGTCAGATGTTGCATCTCGACCATCCAAGAGACGGATGTTGCACGCGCCAGGGGCTGTAAGTGAATGAATATTGAAGGTGGAAATCTGGGAGATTAGTTGGAGCTTCCGAGCCAAAAGTAGTCTTGGAAATTCAAAAGATATTATTATGCTCTTTTGCTAAGGCCTTGATATAGAAATCTACACTCCGTAGCAGACGCGTACATAATGATAATGTTGTGCGTTGTGGGTGTCACAGAAAACCCCTACGGTTAGGCACCGTTGGGCACCTTGAGCTACGCTTTTTGGGATCCACGTAATTCAGATACAAATGATGCGCGGCTCCGGAGCTGACCAAATTCAGATCTAATATAGCTATATGTATATCTACCTTAACAAGATCCTTTGCAGTTTTCTAGGAAACCGCGATGTTCAAGTATAAATGTTGGGAAAAAGCGATGTTTCTGAGCCACGCTCATTAGAGAAAGCCTACCGCCAGACAAAGCAGCACGGTAACGGTTCTCAGCATCAAAGCGTGTGACATTGCTATAGTCGTTGATAATGGTGTTGTCGAGTAATAGTAGAGTGAGACAGTGTTGTGGGTAGGCAAAAAGGTAAGAACGGTGACATTGATATTACTCGCTACAACCGTGGTGTCACACGCAAGTTCAACTGAGAAAAACTCATTAATCCAGCCAGTTCTTAACCATCAGCCGTATCGATTCTTACCGAGGGTCATTGCACCGAGGTCAGACAGGTATGTCCCGCGGGTATTCAGGGCTTCATACTTGTATACCTACGTCCagtcatcaccctcctcattGTATGTCTTAGGTATCTCAACAATCAAGTCTCATAACGACATCGTTCAGCATATCCTGTCTGCCCCGACATAGTATCAATACACCCTTTGGGCTCTACACGATATTCTATCCGTACAGCAACCCACTTTGTTACGTCCCATTCAACATCATGTACTAATTGAGCTCATGTACAATTTTTGCTACTTTCCTACCACCTAAACCTTGTTATTTATACATTCCATTTTAACTCCCACTTAAGCCTTGAGGGCCAAGATCCtctcagcagccttctcagCCGCGATGACGATCATGCCAGACGGGTTACCCGTCGACATACCAGGGAAGATGGAGGCGTCAACCACAAAGAGGTTGTCAGTGCCATAGACCTTGGTGTCCAAGTCAACTACGGCAGTACCACCCTCACGACCATCATCAGTGCCAAGCTTGGCAGTACCCATCCAGTGGTTGGAGCGGCGGGCGGATGGGGAGACAGGGAGCTATCGACAATGTTAGCCATTGTTCATGGCGCGTAAATGAGGAAAAGACTTACGCCATTGACATAGTCCTCAACAGTTccggtgggagggggaaggacCCAGGTGATGTTGGGGATCACGTTAAGGGCGGCTTGAAGCTTCTTGATACCAGCAATAACGGCCTCCTTGTCACCAGCGTTGTGGAGATAGGGGTGCTCGGAAACAGCGGTGGCGAGACCAGGGGTGATGGTCATCCGGCCTCTGGAAACGACACCTCTTCCGAGGTACTGGCTGAGAGTCATGGCATCTAATCTGTTAGCTTGTGGGTGTTACACATTGTAGAAGGGCTAACATACGTGGGGAGTCAGTGATGCgaccatctccctcaacacGGGCAGTCCATTGGAATTGACGGGGGATGCCGTCAGAAGGAGTAACCTCTTCCCAGACCATGGGTCCGATGTTGGGGGCAGCCTGGGTCAAGATACCAGTGCGGTTGTTGAGATAACGCTCCTTGTCACCCTCATTGGGGGCAGTCCAGGCCTCGTAAAAGTCATAGAAGACGACGTCGGGGTGAGTCAAGATAAGATCGGTGTTGAGATGGTCAATCAGGTTGGAGCCGACCGGGAGGTCGATCCACTGATCCCGAGAGATGAAGGTCTCGCCGTCCTTGGAGCCGGCAACGATCTCGAGCTGGTCACGGGGACCGATACCGCCTGTCATTGTGTGTTAGCTTTCGGTGCTTGAGAAAGCCCACAAGAAAGACTTACTGCGCATGAGAAGCTTGGCAGAGCCAAAAGTACCAGCAGAGAAGATGACACCACCCTTGGCGCTAATCTTGACTTCACCGCTGTAGCCACCGTCCCTCAAGCATTCGAGTTCAACACCGGTAACCTTGCCACCGGTTCTGATAGCCCTGCGCACAGCACTGCCAGTCCAGAGGTCAAAGTTGTCACGGTTGTTGGCTGAAACAAGGTATGTGGCAAGCGGGCCATCTCTCTCACCGTATCGGAACATGAAGTGGGTGTGTGCAAACGCGCCGTTCTTCTCGTTGGGCGACTGATTGGCAACAACCTCCTTGTAGCCCGACTTCCTCAGGCCGCTGGAAAGAACATCGAAGCCTTCACGGCGATAGAGGACACCATCAGCAGATGGCTTGAATGTACCAGGAATCCGGTCGAAGACACGGTTGGCGGCAGCCTCAACATCCTTGGACTTCCAGCCAGCGGGGAAGTTGTAGTCCCAGTCAGACGCGGGGGGCTGATTTATTTGTAAGCAAGCTTTCTGCAGGATGGGGCTTGGAGTTTGAAATTACCTTCCACCAGAGACCGGCGTTGACAGCAGTACCGCCGCCCAGAACACAACCAGCCATCTGGTCAGTATCAGTGCAGGCAATGCCGGCGCTGTCGACCCAGATCTGATTGCAGAGGCCGGGGACATCGAAGCGAGTGAGATTGGTTCCCTCGAGCCACTTGGGCTTCATGGTGCCACCCCAGCGACCAGAGGAAGGAGGTCCCTTTTCGATGAGCAAGACGCTGTGGCCGGCGGCGCTGAGCTTGTCGGCAACGGGGATACCGCCGGCACCGCCACCAACAACGATGTAGTCGTAGACCTTTTCGGGAGCAGGAGTGCACTCAGCATCACCAGGCCCAGTACTATAGGATCGTCAGCATCACGCCTTCCCGAACTGATAGTACCGCTACTTACCCCTCACAGTCAGTCTCAGGAGTAGTCGTAGCAAGCTCAGCCCACTCGGCGTACGACTCAGAACTGGCACCCTCCAAGGGAGCACCCCACTGACCAAAGCCAGCATCGTGGAAGCCAAACGTGGCGCGGTCAGGGCAGGTTGGGTTCTCCAGACCAGAGCTGCCAGCCGCGTGGCCCAAAACGAGGAATCCCTGTGTTGTCTCGACGCTGCCGCTGGTGCCGTCTTGGTTCCAGGAGAAGCAGTTCTGGCAACGGTAGATCAGCTCGAAGTGGGTGTCGGTGACGTTCGAAGAAACTTGGGTCAGCTTTGCATCGCCGGTGTAGAGGCCAGGTAAGGTGTAGCCGGTGGCCCAGCGGAAAGAAGTGTAGACAGTTCCCTCAGAGGCCCAGGCAACGAGGAGCAGGGCGTTGGTCATCTGACCGGCCTGGCCGTGGGAAAGACCGCACCAGCCGGGAGCAGCGGCATCTTCGATCTTGCAGCGCTATTCTCTGTCAGCACAAGAAGAAGTGAGGGTAGATGATCCACATACGAGGATACCAAGGTACTCGTTGGCGTTTTTGGTCAAAGCATCACCTGGGAGAGCCAGACCGAAGGTAAATGGAGAGGCTTCAGTAGCCTCGGTGCCTTGAGTCCACGTCTTGAATTTGATGCCGGACGTTTGATCAGTGTAGGTACCATCAGCCATTTGCGCGATGCCATGCTGCAGGTCTGTCGATTATCAGCCGGATTTCTATCACAAAACTTATTAGGAGCACCTACAAAGCGACGCCGCGAGGGCAGTCGCGCCAACACGGCTGAGAAACTTCATTGTCACTTTCCAGAACAGCCAAAGCACAGGACGACTCTGGATTCAGCGCTGGGCCAAAGAAAGACAAGCCAGCCTCCAGATACAAACGTCTCAGGCGGGGAGCGGCCATGGATATAACCATATCGCGAGAGTAAGCTGACTGTGCCTGACTCCGCATTCCCAGGATCGAATCACGGAAGCGCAGTCCGGGGAAAACAAATGGAATGTCACCGATAGGATGGATCCGCGGCAGAATCAGAGCCGATGACTTGGAGGAGATGTAGGAAAATAAATTGGGCTGCATGACCAGAGTATAGCCTCCGCCAGGAGAATATGGGATCTGCAGCGTTGGCAAAGCCATGTTTGATATGAAGGGAGCAGATAGATTGGAGAAGGAGCCGCGCGGTGGGGTTTCCCCAAGATTTCCCCAGGGCGGAAGAAGCTGATGAGTCTGGCGAGGAGGCGGCATGGCACGCGGAGGCAGGGGAGTTCAGGGGAGGCAATGCACCGAACGGAAGCAGACGCCGACGCGGGACGTTTCGACTCATGGCCAAGCATTGATGTATGAACCGGTAATCTTGCCTGCATAGTCGCTGACGTTGTCTGTCTCCATTCTCAGGGGACTCGTTTGCGCTCCAATCTCAGGTGCCTCGGAACAAAATAGCAGCATTGGGCTGCAGATCACAAAGATCACGGTGCATTATGGGGTGCCCACAACCGGTGCGCCGACTGAATGCAACATAGAATACTGGCTGGCGGACAGCCGAGTCACTGAAGaaatccccaacccctcttTCCTGGCGTGGCTGATTCGGTCGGTCTGAATGAAGTTGGAATTGATTCGAAGAGGCCAAATCCGGGTATTTCCACGAAGATGAATCTCAACGGCGTTGCGGCAAAGAGAGCGGCAACAACGGGGAATTTCCAGCGGATCCAGAGCGGCGCGGTAGAGGGGGTCCTTGGGAAGTCCTTGGCACGGGGTTGGCCGGTTCCAGAAAAAATTCCGTAGTGGTGCTCAAGGTTGTAATCTCCCCCACTTTGGATAAAGTCCCGTCAGTCAGCCACCAGCGTCTACTGGTGCTGTAGTCGTTAACGGATGCTGGCGACCCATTTTGCTCTTCAATCAGGCTATACCCAATCAACTTGCGTATAGTAGAACTCGCGGTCCGTCGGGCCAGCCCTAGGATTGAGACCGTGGGGATTGCTCACGAGGCCGCCCCTGTTTGGGGAGGTCTGTCGGTCGAACTGTGGGGAGAGCATGCGATGGGCGTTTCTGGGGATAATAAACGAGGCGGCTGATGGAGGCTGCTTTATACGTTCGCTTCGATCGATCGGTATGCGGAGGGTCGATGTCCTCGGTTTTTGGCAACGGTGAGAGTCGTGTTCGTGAGGGAAAATATGCAAGAAGGAACAGAAAACTGCAAAAGCAGAACGCCAGGGCGCACAAAGGCATATATTTATCTGTGATAAAGGGCCGACCAAGAACCCAAGATGCTTGGGCCCTGTTTGGTGCCCATCAACAGCAtgtggaaggaggtggaggggtagCAGCAAGGCAGACAGGCACCCTTCAACTGCCGTGCAACTGTCAAGCTAGCTCCCGTGACCTGACTGCCGGATTGCATTCTCTGCATTGCTTGTTCTGCCTGCGCATGTCCCGTGACCTCAGTGCAGTCTCGAGTCTGGGGAAGGAACCACCTCTCTGCCTGTTTTAGACCGGATGCTTGTCTCCGCCATTTTTGCTCCAGCTTCAAGGACACCAGATCGCTATATCTGCAGATATGCAAGCAGATATTCGTCGGCTGCAAGTGTTTTTCAGTTCGTAGACAGAGATTCATGATTTCAGCTAGGAGTGATGAGTTCCTCATTCGATGGGTAGCCAAGTCAAATCGATAGCTCTCATCTGTTAGAGCTCTATCTCAGCCAGTGTTCGGCACTCAGGTTGCAGACAAGAGTATCAGAGCACGGCATCAATGGTCTCCATCAAAACGTGTGGGTTGATATTGGCCATCCAGCTTCTCATTTGACAGACAATCTGGGGCACACACAACCTCATTTGTCAcccatcctcgacgacgcAGTTTTCCTGGATTGCTAACTTCGTCTGCAGCTTTGACTGGCTCATCGCGATGGCATGGACAGCTAAAGACTCCCTTCATGGCCACAGACGGGCCGTTTCATATACTCTCTCTGATCCTTTCAACCCGGCATTTGCGGCCCAACGTTATCCGCAGTGATTGAAATGGCCGTCTTGTACTTCTTTATATACTGGTATACTGGCAAAGCTGTGTCCTAATCAGCTAGTTTAGGATCTCAAGACCAAACACCTAGCACTTTGGTTGAAATTTCTCTAGTTCATCTTTGATACCATCAACATGAAGGTCTTCCCCATTGTTACTGCCCTTACGCTGGGTGTTGCTGATGTCTCAGCCCACTATATCTTCCAACAGTTCGGTGTTGGCTCAACAAAGTTCGGCGTCTTCGAACACATTcgcaagaacaacaaccacaactcGCCAGTGACCAGCCTGTCAGACAACAACCTCCGTTGCAATGTCGGAGGAGCCTCAGGTGCTAGCACCAGTGTTGTCAATGTTAAGGCTGGAGACTCGGTGACCTTTTACACTGATCAAGCTGTGTACCACCAAGGACCTATTTCTCTGTATGAAATGCCGTCATCTTCGGACTGGATATAACAGCTAACCTTCTTTCAGCTACATGTCGAAGGCGCCTGGCTCAGTTAAAGACTACGACGGATCCGGTGAATGGTTCAAGATCTACGATTGGGGCCCGACCATCAATGGCGGCCAATCATCCTGGCC contains:
- a CDS encoding hypothetical protein (CAZy:AA3; CAZy:AA8; EggNog:ENOG503NXKF; COG:E), translated to MKFLSRVGATALAASLYLQHGIAQMADGTYTDQTSGIKFKTWTQGTEATEASPFTFGLALPGDALTKNANEYLGILRCKIEDAAAPGWCGLSHGQAGQMTNALLLVAWASEGTVYTSFRWATGYTLPGLYTGDAKLTQVSSNVTDTHFELIYRCQNCFSWNQDGTSGSVETTQGFLVLGHAAGSSGLENPTCPDRATFGFHDAGFGQWGAPLEGASSESYAEWAELATTTPETDCEGTGPGDAECTPAPEKVYDYIVVGGGAGGIPVADKLSAAGHSVLLIEKGPPSSGRWGGTMKPKWLEGTNLTRFDVPGLCNQIWVDSAGIACTDTDQMAGCVLGGGTAVNAGLWWKPPASDWDYNFPAGWKSKDVEAAANRVFDRIPGTFKPSADGVLYRREGFDVLSSGLRKSGYKEVVANQSPNEKNGAFAHTHFMFRYGERDGPLATYLVSANNRDNFDLWTGSAVRRAIRTGGKVTGVELECLRDGGYSGEVKISAKGGVIFSAGTFGSAKLLMRSGIGPRDQLEIVAGSKDGETFISRDQWIDLPVGSNLIDHLNTDLILTHPDVVFYDFYEAWTAPNEGDKERYLNNRTGILTQAAPNIGPMVWEEVTPSDGIPRQFQWTARVEGDGRITDSPHAMTLSQYLGRGVVSRGRMTITPGLATAVSEHPYLHNAGDKEAVIAGIKKLQAALNVIPNITWVLPPPTGTVEDYVNGLPVSPSARRSNHWMGTAKLGTDDGREGGTAVVDLDTKVYGTDNLFVVDASIFPGMSTGNPSGMIVIAAEKAAERILALKA
- a CDS encoding hypothetical protein (CAZy:AA9; EggNog:ENOG503P1XX; COG:G), with protein sequence MKVFPIVTALTLGVADVSAHYIFQQFGVGSTKFGVFEHIRKNNNHNSPVTSLSDNNLRCNVGGASGASTSVVNVKAGDSVTFYTDQAVYHQGPISLYMSKAPGSVKDYDGSGEWFKIYDWGPTINGGQSSWPMRSSYQANLPRCIPNGEYLLRIQSLAIHNPGSTPQFYISCAQINVSGGGNSSPSPTVKIPGAFKATDPGYTANIYNNLQSYTVPGPKVFTC